The following coding sequences are from one Prochlorococcus sp. MIT 1314 window:
- the rpmF gene encoding 50S ribosomal protein L32, translating into MAVPKKKKSKSKRNQRHAVWKGKAALAAQKAISLGKSVLTGKAQGFVYPIEEEEEE; encoded by the coding sequence ATGGCTGTACCAAAGAAGAAAAAATCAAAGAGCAAAAGAAATCAGAGACATGCTGTCTGGAAGGGGAAAGCAGCATTAGCGGCTCAAAAGGCTATTTCTTTAGGCAAATCAGTCTTAACTGGGAAAGCTCAAGGTTTTGTTTACCCTATTGAAGAAGAGGAAGAAGAATAA
- a CDS encoding DUF565 domain-containing protein, which translates to MQKTNFSRITYQLNNLLFGFLSDTWRSKSIGLISVLTGYFLFANFLTKFISEGKNELIMVPIIILIIEIIIRIKPSSSSKFYNLWSVVDKLRIGAVYAVILEAFKLGS; encoded by the coding sequence AATTACTTATCAATTAAATAATTTATTATTTGGTTTTCTAAGTGATACTTGGAGGTCAAAATCTATTGGTTTAATTTCTGTTTTAACAGGTTATTTTTTGTTTGCAAATTTTCTTACAAAATTTATATCTGAAGGTAAAAATGAGTTAATTATGGTACCAATAATTATTCTGATTATTGAAATTATTATAAGAATTAAGCCTTCCTCAAGTTCAAAATTTTATAATCTTTGGTCCGTAGTTGACAAATTACGAATCGGTGCAGTCTATGCTGTTATCCTTGAGGCATTTAAATTAGGATCATAA